From one Amphiura filiformis chromosome 13, Afil_fr2py, whole genome shotgun sequence genomic stretch:
- the LOC140168767 gene encoding uncharacterized protein, protein MSEKGSVQEFKNHFRSQNVPFVVYADFESFTKPIHTRQPDPNGSYTQKYQKHDPSGFCYYIKCFDDSLYRQDPVVYTKRSEDEDVAQIFVERLEEDIRRIYRRFKFPQNMVFDQRERAIFAESSNCQICKKPLTPLDEENRTVRDHCHFTGKFRGAAHNKCNLRYRKPKFFPVIFHNLAGYDAHLFVKNLGKTEGKIDCIPNNEEKYISFTKQIVVDSFVNKEGKEVEVKRDLRFIDSFKFMASGLSKLVDNLSNFPTMEKFFPSEEKRRLLVRKGVYPYDHVDSLKKLEETCLPPKAAFYSRLNEESISDEDYEHAQSVWESFEMKTLREYHDLYLESDVLLLADVFESFREVCQNNYELDPAWYFTAPGLAYDAMLKKTGARLELLHDVDMMQMIEKGIRGGVSMISTRHSEANNKYMGPDFDPTKPSKFIQYLDANNLYGHAMSQPLPTGGFKWMTASELRDWRLWPCIVEVDLEYPKELHDLHNDYPLAPEKLVIDKAEKLVPNLRGKKKYVIHYAALKQYLSLGLRLEKIHRGIRFEESAFMEGYIDLNTRLRKEAANEFEKDFFKLMNNSVFGKTMENIRNRVDIHLVNSRKKAKKLAAKPNFERRTIFDENLIAIHMKRTKPIYLGMSILDISKTTIYDFHYGYVKPMYGDRAKLLFSDTDSLAYEIRTEDFYRDIAPDLDARFDTSNYSADHPSGIRTGVNKKVLGKFKDEAGGKQIAELVGLRAKLYAFRMHKGSEEKKCKGVKKAVVKKKITFDDYKKCLLSGEPQMRRMNVIRSYKHEVYTEEVNKIALSANDGKRIVLPDKIHTLAHGHYRDPHRLHTNS, encoded by the coding sequence ATGTCCGAAAAGGGCTCCGTTCAGGAGTTCAAGAACCATTTCAGATCGCAAAATGTTCCCTTTGTCGTCTACGCCGACTTCGAGTCCTTCACGAAGCCCATCCACACCCGTCAGCCCGATCCTAACGGCAGCTACACGCAAAAGTACCAGAAGCACGACCCTTCGGGATTTTGCTACTACATCAAATGCTTCGACGACTCGCTGTACAGGCAAGACCCGGTCGTGTATACCAAAAGATCGGAAGACGAGGACGTGGCTCAGATTTTTGTGGAGCGCCTCGAGGAAGACATTCGACGCATTTACCGACGGTTTAAATTCCCCCAAAATATGGTCTTTGACCAGCGGGAACGAGCTATCTTCGCGGAGTCGAGCAATTGCCAAATTTGCAAAAAGCCCCTGACCCCTCTAGACGAAGAAAACCGCACCGTTCGAGATCATTGCCATTTTACGGGCAAGTTTCGAGGAGCGGCGCACAACAAGTGTAACCTGCGGTACAGGAAGCCAAAATTCTTCCCCGTGATTTTCCACAACCTCGCCGGCTACGACGCGCACCTGTTCGTTAAAAATTTGGGCAAGACCGAAGGGAAAATCGATTGCATTCCGAACAACGAGGAAAAGTACATTTCCTTCACCAAGCAGATCGTCGTCGACTCCTTCGTTAACAAAGAGGGGAAAGAAGTCGAGGTCAAGCGCGATCTTCGATTCATCGACAGCTTCAAGTTTATGGCGTCGGGCCTATCCAAGCTCGTCGACAATCTCTCCAACTTCCCGACGATGGAAAAATTCTTCCCGAGCGAAGAAAAAAGAAGACTTCTCGTAAGAAAAGGGGTCTACCCGTACGATCACGTCGACTCTTTGAAAAAACTGGAGGAAACTTGTCTTCCGCCGAAGGCAGCTTTCTACTCCAGGCTCAACGAAGAGAGCATTTCCGACGAAGATTACGAGCACGCTCAAAGTGTGTGGGAAAGCTTCGAAATGAAAACCCTTCGAGAGTACCACGACCTGTATCTTGAGTCGGATGTTCTCCTGCTGGCGGACGTATTCGAAAGTTTTCGAGAAGTTTGTCAAAACAATTACGAGCTGGACCCGGCCTGGTACTTCACGGCGCCTGGACTCGCCTACGACGCCATGTTAAAAAAGACTGGCGCGCGGCTCGAGCTCCTGCACGACGTTGACATGATGCAAATGATCGAGAAGGGGATCAGAGGAGGCGTCTCGATGATAAGCACCCGGCATTCCGAGGCGAACAACAAGTACATGGGCCCTGATTTTGACCCGACGAAGCCCTCAAAATTCATCCAGTACCTCGACGCCAACAATCTCTACGGGCACGCGATGAGCCAGCCTCTGCCGACAGGAGGATTCAAGTGGATGACCGCCAGCGAGCTGCGAGACTGGCGACTCTGGCCTTGCATCGTTGAGGTTGACCTGGAGTATCCGAAGGAACTTCACGACCTCCATAACGACTACCCGCTCGCGCCTGAAAAACTCGTCATCGACAAGGCTGAAAAGCTCGTTCCGAATCTGCGGGGCAAAAAAAAGTACGTGATTCACTACGCGGCTTTGAAGCAGTATTTGAGCTTGGGACTTCGACTCGAGAAAATTCATCGCGGGATTCGGTTCGAGGAAAGCGCGTTCATGGAGGGGTACATCGACCTGAACACTCGACTTCGCAAGGAAGCCGCGAACGAATTTGAGAAGGACTTCTTCAAGCTCATGAACAACTCCGTGTTCGGCAAGACGATGGAAAACATTCGGAATAGGGTCGACATTCACCTGGTGAATTCGAGAAAGAAAGCTAAAAAGCTCGCGGCAAAGCCAAACTTCGAGCGGCGCACGATTTTTGACGAAAACTTGATAGCCATTCACATGAAGAGGACCAAGCCGATCTACCTAGGCATGTCTATCCTCGACATTTCCAAGACGACGATATACGATTTCCACTACGGGTACGTCAAGCCAATGTACGGCGACAGGGCTAAGCTACTTTTTAGTGACACGGATTCTCTGGCGTACGAAATTCGAACCGAAGATTTCTACCGAGACATCGCCCCGGATCTTGACGCTCGATTCGATACTTCGAACTACTCGGCCGACCATCCGTCCGGGATTCGAACCGGCGTAAACAAGAAAGTGCTAGGCAAGTTCAAGGACGAGGCTGGCGGCAAGCAGATCGCGGAGCTTGTCGGTCTTCGAGCGAAGCTGTACGCTTTCAGAATGCACAAGGGCTCggaagaaaaaaaatgcaaaggCGTGAAGAAGGCCGTCGTCAAAAAGAAAATTACTTTCGACGATTACAAAAAATGCCTTCTAAGCGGCGAGCCCCAGATGAGAAGAATGAACGTGATTCGAAGTTACAAACATGAAGTTTACACCGAAGAGGTCAACAAGATCGCGCTCTCTGCGAATGATGGCAAGAGAATCGTCTTGCCGGATAAAATCCACACTCTGGCGCACGGTCATTACAGAGATCCCCATAGATTGCATACAAATTCTTGA